The Leguminivora glycinivorella isolate SPB_JAAS2020 chromosome 1, LegGlyc_1.1, whole genome shotgun sequence genome includes a region encoding these proteins:
- the LOC125230264 gene encoding coiled-coil domain-containing protein 85C-B: MSINQNATQFNKQKQQQQLGKQGPEPVNFPPRYHPPPPSAAGPKLATIDPSAKEYKPPYVGKPADPNKIQYPLGAQPVAYPGGSIPFSKYPQGYPIGYPQAPGALRVLRPPGEVVTKAIVHEPGQPTARARSADDTQRVQRNLEEEQIHRRSADMLKFTKRVEPDGPRASTDQRRQIQTLLDEIKALKDANRRLSDDNQELRDLCCFLDDDRQKGRKLAREWQRFGRYTASVMRQEVSAYQSKLRELDDKQQELIRDNLELKELCLYLDEERERSTCVNCGRAAGRERDDGDGSSSGTNAEEVRAPAAPVTHPQLAERTVQYVRDLEQKVRRLEAEKGVNGGIGERPEAVVRALQVLEVRERVERERRRPAPDLDSGEQALVREMCNVVWGKLEDAPPQAPPR, encoded by the coding sequence atgtcaatcaatcaaaatgCGACTCAGTTCaacaaacagaaacagcaaCAGCAACTAGGTAAACAGGGCCCGGAACCGGTCAACTTTCCACCGCGGTATCATCCGCCTCCGCCGTCCGCGGCCGGTCCCAAACTAGCCACTATTGACCCGTCCGCGAAGGAGTACAAACCTCCTTACGTAGGGAAACCTGCGGATCCCAATAAAATACAATATCCGCTAGGAGCCCAACCCGTTGCTTATCCGGGAGGATCGATTCCCTTTTCGAAGTATCCCCAAGGATACCCGATAGGGTACCCTCAAGCGCCGGGAGCTTTACGTGTTTTGCGACCTCCGGGGGAGGTGGTTACGAAGGCGATAGTCCACGAGCCCGGGCAGCCCACGGCCCGCGCGCGTAGCGCGGACGACACCCAGCGAGTACAGCGAAACCTTGAGGAGGAGCAGATCCACAGGAGATCAGCTGATATGCTCAAATTTACTAAGCGAGTAGAACCGGATGGGCCCCGAGCTTCGACGGACCAGCGTCGTCAAATTCAGACACTATTGGACGAAATAAAAGCATTGAAAGACGCTAACAGAAGATTGAGCGACGATAATCAGGAGCTCCGTGATTTGTGTTGTTTTTTAGATGATGATCGCCAGAAAGGAAGAAAGTTAGCACGCGAATGGCAAAGATTCGGCAGATACACGGCGTCAGTGATGAGACAAGAAGTTTCGGCATATCAAAGTAAACTTAGGGAACTTGACGACAAACAACAGGAACTGATAAGAGACAATTTAGAGTTAAAAGAATTGTGCTTGTACTTGGACGAGGAGCGAGAGAGGAGCACATGTGTGAATTGCGGACGAGCGGCAGGCCGGGAACGAGACGACGGCGACGGCAGCAGCAGCGGCACCAACGCCGAGGAGGTGCGCGCGCCCGCCGCGCCCGTTACGCACCCGCAGCTGGCGGAGCGCACGGTGCAGTACGTGAGGGACCTGGAGCAAAAGGTTCGGCGATTGGAGGCAGAGAAAGGCGTCAACGGCGGCATCGGCGAGCGTCCCGAAGCGGTCGTGCGTGCGTTGCAAGTGTTAGAAGTCAGAGAGCGAGTGGAGAGAGAAAGAAGGAGGCCAGCTCCCGACTTAGACTCTGGCGAGCAAGCCCTCGTACGAGAAATGTGCAATGTGGTATGGGGTAAACTAGAGGATGCCCCGCCACAAGCGCCTCCACGATAA
- the LOC125232199 gene encoding radial spoke head 1 homolog encodes MPEPEEKGERGEDEDTIGIYVGQRNQDGDRHGEGWAVLPNGDFYTGCYCRGQRNGKGLYVFKNGARYEGEWRRAMKYGVGTMTYPDGSRYEGDWRHDQKQGFGAYYYPNGDIYEGAWFKGKRHGLGTYLFNEYQVKFMGTWVEGRMEGPGQILYPRVRFHGSWYKGVPRGPGCFVFDTNCMQHGFYLLIKDPALEELGEGEEEKEKVDKEEPVGEEEEEEFDETKGKIAVWRARNVTAYMSEFLPPEAVPLPVHDSLPSLTDESVATDVLQFEPPPMLAEHEGDDADSWLLHRKQFLEEAQPKE; translated from the exons ATGCCAGAACCAGAAGAAAAAGGTGAGAGAGGTGAAGATGAGGACACTATTGGA ATATACGTAGGGCAACGTAACCAAGATGGCGACCGGCACGGCGAGGGCTGGGCCGTGCTGCCCAACGGCGACTTCTACACCGGCTGCTACTGCCGCGGACAGCGGAACGGCAAGGGCCTGTACGTGTTCAAGAACGGAGCGCGGTACGAAG GCGAATGGCGTCGAGCGATGAAATACGGCGTCGGAACAATGACGTACCCCGACGGGTCGCGGTACGAGGGCGACTGGCGGCACGACCAGAAGCAAGGCTTCGGCGCCTACTACTACCCCAACGGGGACATATACGAGGGCGCGTGGTTCAAGGGGAAGCGCCATGGGCTGGGAACTTACTTGTTCAATGAATACCAAGTCAAATTCATGGGCACTTGGGTTGAGGGCCGGATGGAAGGTCCTGGCCAGATCTTGTACCCTCGTGTACGCTTCCATGGTTCCTGGTACAAGGGCGTGCCCCGCGGCCCGGGCTGCTTCGTGTTCGATACCAACTGTATGCAGCACGGGTTCTATTTGCTCATCAAGGATCCGGCGCTAGAAGAGCTCGGGGAAGGCGAGGAGGAAAAGGAGAAAGTGGACAAGGAAGAGCCCGTGGGAGAAGAGGAGGAGGAGGAATTTGACGAAACAAAAG GCAAAATAGCGGTATGGCGAGCCCGCAACGTGACGGCATACATGTCGGAGTTCCTGCCGCCCGAGGCGGTGCCGCTGCCGGTGCACGACTCGCTGCCGTCGCTGACGGACGAGAGCGTGGCCACGGACGTGCTGCAGTTCGAGCCGCCGCCCATGCTGGCCGAGCACGAGGGCGACGACGCTGATTCCTGGCTGCTGCACCGCAAGCAGTTCCTCGAGGAGGCGCAGCCCAAGGAGTAG
- the LOC125230684 gene encoding protein dpy-30 homolog translates to MSGNSLQANQEAVKEEQPPPKIPDSVKKIIAMEKEPETNASRKSRIDLNALPTRQYLDQTVVPILLQGLSALAKERPPDPINYLAAYLLKNKTTFENNNAASNNNPPANAQT, encoded by the exons ATGTCCGGTAATTCCTTGCAAGCGAATCAAGAAGCCGTTAAAGAAGAGCAACCCCCGCCCAAAATACCGGATTCCGTAAAG AAGATAATTGCAATGGAAAAAGAACCAGAAACAAATGCTAGTCGGAAATCTCGCATAGATCTCAATGCATTACCAACAAGGCAGTACCTGGACCAGACTGTGGTTCCCATTTTACTCCAGGGGCTCTCGGCGCTGGCTAAGGAGCGCCCACCAGATCCTATTAACTACCTGGCTGCGTACTTGCTGAAAAATAAGACTACGTTTGAAAATAACAATGCGGCGTCAAATAATAATCCTCCGGCAAATGCTCAAACTTAA